The Candidatus Abawacabacteria bacterium region ATAGTATACTGAGCACATTTTTCCCTAAAAGATTTGTTGACGTGGTATTAAATCAGGCAATGATTTCTCATAGCAAACAAGTGGCCACGATTAGCAAAGATGAGCGGAAACTTTTAGCTTATTTATTTTCCGGGAGGCTTACCTTTTCTTTGATTGCGCGTAGGGCTGGCGATGAATTTGTTACTGCTGGGGGAGTAAATACTGATGAAATCGACCGTAAGAGCATGCAGTCAAAGATTATTTCGCAACTATACTTTGCTGGTGAAGTAATGAATATTGATGGAGTGACAGGAGGGTTCAATCTCCAAGTAGCTTGGGCTACAGGTCGAATGGCTGGAGAAAGTATTGCCAAAAGGTTGCAGAAAGGTGATGTGCTCTAATTGTTCTACAATTGTTACCCTTGGAAAAAACTCTCAATTAAGTGCCAAGCTTCTACAAAGCCCCAAATAGCGATTGCAATAAAAGCTAAACTGCCTAAAAAGGAAATAATCGGATTTTTAACCACTTTGATAGTAGTTTGAGGAGAGATAAAAAGGGCAATATTAAGCACCATGTGCCCCACGAATACTCCTGTAGCAAAGCCCACCACATTTACTACATTGAATAGGGGAATGTAACCAGCAAAATCATCAAGACCAAGAATAAAAGGAACACTAAAAGCTAAGACAAAAAGTGGCCAATACCCTGTTTTTTTCTGTTCTCTAATATTGGTGTGAGGAACAACTTTATTAAGCACTGGTGCGACAAAACGATTGAAACGGATTAAAACCTTTTCCAACCAATGTTCTATTCCCCCAAAATTGATCTTATACTTCCCTTCTTCGTCTTTGACATGCTCTAGACCTTCTTCAGCCAAGCGTAAGAGTACTAATCCTGCAATGATGATCATTGTCGCCATGAGTAATTTAACTTCCCGGAAAATATCCCATAACAATAGTATTACCAGGGTACCCAGGATATTGCCCAAAGCGGTACCTATTTCAATCATAATGCGATTTTTCCACCCGGGGTAATGAGCCATTAATCTACCGATAAAAATAGCAAAATCAATGGCTGTCTTGAGATAAATAGTAATGCCTACCAAGATATCTTGCCAACGGAGTAGGGGGACAATTTTTTCTTGGCCACCAATAAGGTAATTCATGAGATATATTTGTCCCGTCAGGATGCCGACACCGACAATACAAATAACTACGGTCAGCAATAAAGGAATAAATTGATCGGGGTAAAATGGAGATTTATTCATAAGACAAATTGAAAAACATTGCTCACAATACAAAAGAATAGTACCAAATGGAAGTTTTCCTGGCAGATGCTTTTTACATCATGAGCATGATACAATGATGATCAATTAAGCTGATAGCTATGAATATTCTCTCTTTGTTTAAAGGTTACATATTCCAAAAGCTAATAAAAAAAGTCCCTCTGGCAGCGCAAAAGAAGCCACTTCAATGGCTAGAAAGTGTACTCGGTGGCACTTTCCTGAGGATAGGCTCGCGACTTTAAAAGAGATTAAGGTATTGATTGGCCGTTTAGCTTTAGCAGTAATTATTCTGCTAATTGTCTTAATTGTTCTGATTATTACACTTATTATTATTCTTCTTCAGCGGTGAGTAAGTACTATCCGCGACAATGAAAGTATTTTGCAACAATGATCCAGGAAAAAGTATTGTGTATGTTGAAGAGGAGCGTATAGTTGCTAGGATACTTAATTTATTTTTATGCCACTGGTTACTATCAATTACTTAGCAGTTTTGGTGGCAGCGATAGCAGCGATGGTTATTGGCGCTGTGTGGTATTCACCGCTCTTGTTTGGTAAGCCTTGGATGAAGTTGATGGGATGGAGTGAGGCAAAAATGAAAGAAAAACCAGCCAGTGCAGGAAAGGCAATGGCCGGTATGGCCGTGTTTGCTTTAGTAATGGCCTATGTATTAGCCCATTTTGTAGATTACACTGCAGCTACTACTTGGGCACAGGGAGTCATTACTGCTTTTTGGTTATGGTTGGGTTTTGTCGTGACTACTATTTCCTCACAATCTCTTTTTGAGAATCGTCCTTGGGGGCTATTTTGGATTAGTGCTGCCTATTATCTAGTTTCATTAGCCGTAATGGCAGTTATCTTGGTTCTTTGGGTATAGGCTCTTAGCCAAAGAATATGGGCCCATGGGAGAGACACTCCTCTGGGCTTTTTTCTTATCTAAAGTTTTGTTAATTTGCTGACACTTCTAATTTTTTATGTACAAAAGTAACGTCAATACTCGTGTATCTTTGGTGATCAATGGTTTGGGCTGGATTGGAGTCATAGCAATTCTATTGGCTTACTTTTTGGTAAATGGGCATTATATAGAGATTGGTAATGCTCTTTATTTTGGTCTCAATTTTGGTGGTGCTATTGCCCTAATGATTGAAGCTTTTTATAAGACTGATTATCAACCAATGGTATTGAATTTCATTTGGGCTGGGATCGCTTTGGTTAGCATTATTTGATATGCATATTACGGTAATTAGTTTCGATGAGATAACTAGAAATCTTAGTCAGGCCTTCCATCTTACAGAAGAAGCCATTCAACTATTAAAACAATATAATCAAGATTTGGTTCTCGATTATTACGATTTATTACAAGAAGTGATTGATGAAAGTAGTATTTCTCGTTTAGCAAAAGCTGAAAAAATGTTCTTTTCTTTTTCCTCCTTTGCTGAGGTGCTGCCAAGCTCTATAACAAATATATTTGTTCAATTACACACACTAGCAATAGCTAAAAGTACCAGTGTCCCAGTGATATATTTAATATCTCATCAAGACTATCCCTATCTGCCCAATCTGGTCTCTTTACTAGAGCAAACATTTAATAGACCTGTAACCTTGCTCAAAAATAAGCGAGATTTAGCGAAGAATTTTCTTCCTTTGGAATACGAAACTAGCAGCAATAGCTAATGCTAATGCAATCCACAATTCAGGACCAGTTCTACTTACTGCTACACCAGAGGATTGAGTAATATCTTTACCTTGTAAGGTAGTGGTAGTAATTGCACCCTTATCATCTGTAACAGTAAGAGTAACAGTGTAATTACCTTCCTGGCTGTAGACGTGTGTGGGGTTTGCTTCTCCACTGGTCGTACCATCGCCGAAATTCCATAAGTAAGTAGCGATACGTCCATCACTATCTTTGGCCTCACTAAAGAATTTGACTGTCAACGGTGCTTTACCCACCTGAACATCAGCTCTTACTGAAACAGTAGGTGCTTGATTAGCAGCTGGTGGTGGTGTAACAACAGTGGCTGCTTTGACTTTGATAGTAGCTTGAGCACGATACTTGCTGGTGTTATTAAATTTATCAGTGACTTCAATATCAACAGGGTATAGACCAGCAGCTTGAGGAGCGATAAATTCACCACTGTATTTGCCAGCTTGGCCTGATACTGGGGCTAAACTAATGGCTCTTTGGTCAGCTGTTGCTTTGACACTATTGAGTTCAGGTTCAGTGGTTACCGAAATAGTGACTTTATTGGTGCCTTCTACTTCAAGCGGATTGACAATGACGCTTTGTAGTACGGGAGGAGCGCTATCAACGCGAACTTGTACAGCATCAGAATTTACTGTTTGCCCTTGAGCTGTGGTGATCTGTACTTTTATCGTATGAGTACCATCATTTAAGGTGTCAGTGGTGTAAGAATAGCGGCCATTGCGATCGCTATTTACTGTGCTCAGTAATCTTTCACCATCAAATATTGATACTTGAGTGTCAGGAGCTGTGCTACCAGTAATGTCTATTTGTCCTCTATTAACTGTGGAGTCATTAGTTGGAGTAATAATAGTAGGTTTTGCTGCTGTGGTATTTGTATTCTGTGGTTGATTTACAGTTCCTGCTGTAACAGTTACGGAAATCTCACCTTGTAGAGCTACGTTGGCAGCATCTTTTACGGTGATGGTATGTTGCCCTGCGCTCACAAGTGTTGCGCCCAAGCTAAATACTTTTTGACCACGATCCGCAGGAGTGAAGGTGTAAGGAGATGGCAAGCGAGCTTGAGGGTCGCTAGCAGTGAAGTTTATTGTTCCGGCATATGTATCTGCAGTAGCAATGCTGTTGTCTAAGGCGCGTACAGTGATTGAGAATGCTTTATTCGCTTCCAAGGTAATGGTGTCTGATTTGCCTTCAATGCTAAGTAAAAAAGAAGTAGCATTACCTGCGGCAATAGTGCTAAGAAATGGAATATTCCAAATCAAAATAGCTAGACTTAAACTGATGGTTCCTAATATTTTGAAATGTCGAGCCTTTCTTTTTTCTTGCTTCTGGGAGCGGAGAAGTTCTTGTCCGATAATCATAAATGAATGATGGTAAAAAGCGAAATCTTTGAGTTATCAAGGTATTTTACATCATTTCGGCCTCTTTTGCCAAGAGCTCATATCGTTTGGGGAACGAT contains the following coding sequences:
- a CDS encoding PKD domain-containing protein; translated protein: MFDGERLLSTVNSDRNGRYSYTTDTLNDGTHTIKVQITTAQGQTVNSDAVQVRVDSAPPVLQSVIVNPLEVEGTNKVTISVTTEPELNSVKATADQRAISLAPVSGQAGKYSGEFIAPQAAGLYPVDIEVTDKFNNTSKYRAQATIKVKAATVVTPPPAANQAPTVSVRADVQVGKAPLTVKFFSEAKDSDGRIATYLWNFGDGTTSGEANPTHVYSQEGNYTVTLTVTDDKGAITTTTLQGKDITQSSGVAVSRTGPELWIALALAIAASFVFQRKKILR
- a CDS encoding DUF1761 domain-containing protein, which encodes MPLVTINYLAVLVAAIAAMVIGAVWYSPLLFGKPWMKLMGWSEAKMKEKPASAGKAMAGMAVFALVMAYVLAHFVDYTAATTWAQGVITAFWLWLGFVVTTISSQSLFENRPWGLFWISAAYYLVSLAVMAVILVLWV